The sequence AACAATATTACAACAAGACATATTGCAGCTGAACTTTCCATCAGCCCGGGAAATCTTCATTACCATTTCAAACATTCTGAAGACATCATCAAAATTCTGTTTGCTGAACTTACCCTTAAAATGGATGAATTGCTGAACAAAATGAAGGCAAAAGAAAACAAAACACTGGAAGATCTTTACATTTTAACCTCTTCTACTTGTGAAATTTTCTATCATTATCGGTTCATTTTTGTCAATCTTGTTGATGTATTAAAAAAAATCCCGGAGGTTGAGGCGAAGTATGAAGGAATTAATTTTAGCAGAAGAGAAGAG is a genomic window of Chryseobacterium nakagawai containing:
- a CDS encoding TetR/AcrR family transcriptional regulator, yielding MNTKEKILFKALELFNEKGYNNITTRHIAAELSISPGNLHYHFKHSEDIIKILFAELTLKMDELLNKMKAKENKTLEDLYILTSSTCEIFYHYRFIFVNLVDVLKKIPEVEAKYEGINFSRREEFQLIFTDLQKNNILKKDIPDFIINSLTEQIFILADNWLTHNRLISKLNKAAAIKSYTLLLMNLFYPLLNKEQQKIYEKQYIQ